Proteins encoded together in one Pseudomonas sp. Seg1 window:
- a CDS encoding cell wall hydrolase yields the protein MGLKWLAGCFALTLLASAALATDQAPIKAKAEEKAQVLEEKAADKVSTAPAPKSEAITPTEVQAVDPAGAAPLDDPITCLARSIYWEAKGKDTPEMEAVASVVMNRLGHEGFPDTVCAVVKQGSESKSCQFSWWCDGRPDQVKEDAEYALAKEIAGKALNRQLKDRTNGALYFHDRNVHPSWAREYRKTAETKKFLFYKPAGGDAR from the coding sequence ATGGGATTGAAATGGTTGGCTGGCTGTTTCGCATTAACCCTGTTGGCCAGCGCTGCGCTGGCCACCGATCAAGCGCCGATCAAGGCCAAGGCTGAAGAGAAAGCCCAGGTGCTGGAAGAGAAAGCGGCGGACAAAGTCAGCACGGCCCCGGCGCCCAAGTCCGAGGCGATTACCCCGACCGAAGTGCAAGCCGTGGACCCGGCCGGCGCCGCGCCGCTGGATGATCCGATCACTTGCCTGGCGCGGAGTATCTACTGGGAAGCCAAAGGCAAGGACACCCCCGAAATGGAAGCCGTGGCCAGCGTGGTGATGAATCGCCTCGGCCATGAAGGTTTCCCGGACACGGTGTGTGCCGTGGTCAAACAGGGTTCTGAAAGCAAAAGCTGCCAGTTTTCCTGGTGGTGTGACGGGCGTCCGGATCAGGTCAAGGAAGACGCTGAGTACGCGCTGGCCAAGGAAATCGCCGGCAAGGCGTTGAACCGCCAGCTCAAGGATCGCACCAACGGCGCGTTGTATTTCCATGACCGCAACGTGCATCCGAGTTGGGCCAGGGAATACCGGAAAACCGCCGAGACGAAAAAATTCCTCTTCTATAAACCTGCCGGCGGCGATGCGCGCTAG
- a CDS encoding DoxX family protein translates to MTTNLSTATQAVHLNLDRAGTWLAPLTLRLFIAWEFFESGLEKFNGQNWFEDIQSRFPFPFDHLPATLNWELSMWAELIGALAILVGLGTRISAVSLIVVTVVATAAVHWPADWSSLSELAQGYAITNKGFGNFKLPAIYLAALVPLVFAGAGKLSVDAWLARRFWNRRAR, encoded by the coding sequence ATGACCACCAACCTTTCAACCGCCACCCAAGCCGTACACCTGAACCTCGACCGCGCCGGCACCTGGCTCGCACCACTGACCCTGCGCCTGTTCATCGCCTGGGAGTTTTTCGAATCAGGATTGGAAAAATTCAACGGCCAGAACTGGTTCGAGGACATTCAGAGCCGGTTCCCTTTTCCCTTCGATCACTTGCCGGCGACGTTGAACTGGGAACTGTCGATGTGGGCCGAACTGATCGGCGCGCTGGCGATTCTGGTCGGCCTCGGCACGCGGATCTCGGCGGTGTCGCTGATCGTGGTGACCGTGGTCGCCACCGCTGCCGTGCACTGGCCTGCCGACTGGTCATCGCTGAGCGAGCTGGCCCAGGGTTACGCGATCACCAACAAGGGCTTCGGCAATTTCAAGTTGCCGGCGATTTACCTGGCAGCCCTGGTGCCGCTGGTATTCGCCGGGGCGGGCAAATTGAGCGTCGATGCGTGGCTGGCGCGGCGGTTCTGGAATCGCCGCGCCCGTTGA
- a CDS encoding L,D-transpeptidase family protein, translating into MFKKYACYLSICLLAAPFVACADEPLPPLQTLPTPPAEMPVEPQSPLQAVLISLPQACPAIAAHLAGPALEQLQAFYQQQDWMPVWARESGRLQALQGQLQLLADDGLSPKRYPVATNPPQDGELCADIDISRYYLQALQDLHYGRLLQSHFEPLWHADEAPRDRQAELLAIAVPGMHDIPAAFDLARPRLAQYQNLRQLYATQRLKALPQWQSVGNGPLLRPSMEDRRVPELAQRLYSEGYLTHAAGAPGNAYEGVLVDAVKSFQANHSLQADGVVGPGTIAELNISPLTRREQLRVNLERFRWLAQDMEPDGLLVNVAAAELTLYQRGEPVWQTRTQVGRAERQTPLLKSRVTRLTLNPTWTVPPTIWKEDKLPAIRKDQTFLSRQNLQVLDANGQPLAAADIDWDNPGNILLRQDAGPRNPLGQMVIRFPNPFSVYLHDTPSKALFDKGPRAFSSGCVRVEHPMQLRDLLLSPAEKARTETLLATGTTHEFRLSTPVPILMTYWTVQVDNAGHVRYSPDIYSRDNALLAGLDRAH; encoded by the coding sequence TTGTTCAAAAAGTACGCATGCTACTTGAGCATTTGTTTGCTCGCTGCGCCGTTTGTCGCTTGTGCCGATGAACCGCTGCCGCCGTTGCAGACACTGCCGACGCCGCCGGCAGAAATGCCAGTCGAGCCGCAAAGCCCTTTGCAGGCCGTGCTGATCAGTCTGCCGCAGGCCTGTCCGGCGATTGCCGCGCACCTGGCTGGCCCGGCGCTGGAACAGTTGCAAGCGTTTTACCAACAGCAGGACTGGATGCCGGTGTGGGCCCGCGAGTCCGGACGATTGCAAGCCTTGCAGGGGCAGTTGCAGCTGTTGGCCGATGATGGCCTCAGTCCGAAACGCTACCCGGTTGCGACGAATCCGCCGCAGGACGGCGAGCTGTGCGCCGATATCGACATCAGCCGCTATTACCTGCAAGCCCTGCAGGATCTGCATTACGGACGCCTGTTGCAATCGCACTTCGAACCGCTGTGGCACGCCGACGAGGCACCGCGCGACCGTCAGGCCGAACTGCTCGCCATTGCTGTGCCGGGCATGCATGACATCCCCGCCGCATTCGACCTGGCCCGCCCGCGCCTGGCGCAGTATCAGAACCTGCGTCAGCTCTACGCCACGCAACGGCTGAAGGCCTTGCCGCAATGGCAATCGGTGGGCAACGGGCCGCTGCTGCGCCCGTCGATGGAAGACAGACGCGTGCCGGAACTGGCGCAACGTCTGTACAGCGAAGGCTATCTGACCCACGCCGCCGGCGCGCCCGGCAATGCCTACGAGGGCGTGCTGGTGGACGCGGTGAAAAGCTTTCAGGCCAACCATTCGTTGCAAGCGGATGGCGTGGTCGGGCCGGGGACGATTGCCGAACTCAACATCAGCCCGCTGACCCGCCGCGAACAACTGCGGGTCAATCTCGAGCGCTTCCGTTGGCTGGCCCAGGACATGGAACCCGATGGTTTGCTGGTCAACGTCGCCGCCGCCGAACTGACCCTGTATCAGCGCGGCGAGCCGGTGTGGCAGACCCGTACCCAGGTTGGCCGTGCCGAGCGCCAGACACCGTTGCTCAAATCCCGTGTCACGCGATTGACCCTCAACCCGACCTGGACCGTGCCGCCGACCATCTGGAAGGAAGACAAGTTGCCGGCGATCCGCAAGGACCAGACCTTCCTCAGTCGGCAGAATCTGCAAGTGCTCGACGCCAACGGGCAACCGCTGGCGGCGGCGGATATCGACTGGGACAACCCGGGCAACATCCTCCTGCGTCAGGACGCCGGGCCGCGCAATCCGCTGGGGCAAATGGTCATCCGCTTCCCCAATCCGTTTTCGGTGTACCTGCACGACACGCCGAGCAAAGCGTTATTCGACAAGGGGCCACGGGCGTTCAGCTCGGGCTGTGTGCGGGTCGAGCACCCGATGCAACTGCGCGACTTGTTGCTGAGTCCGGCAGAAAAGGCCCGAACCGAGACGTTGCTCGCCACCGGCACCACCCATGAATTTCGCTTGTCGACGCCAGTGCCGATCCTGATGACTTACTGGACCGTGCAAGTCGACAACGCCGGCCACGTGCGTTACTCGCCAGACATCTACAGCCGTGACAACGCGTTGTTGGCCGGACTCGATCGGGCACATTGA
- a CDS encoding LysR family transcriptional regulator — MSVPDLNLLITLDVLLREGSVARAAKSLRLSPSAMSRALARLRETTGDPLLVRAGRGLVPTPRALELRERVSHLVQEAEAVLRPAEVLDPRQLHRTFTLRNTDGFVETFAAALLARIAEEAPGVRLRFVQKADKDSTPLREGRVDLETGVVDDSTDPALHSRILFQDQWIGVVREGHPLSTGKVTGKRFAGGQHILISRRGRSSGPVDEALLAVGLTRDIVTSFGGFSAALTLVRESDLIATVPERHTSKLRTGLHSFVLPIEMPEISVSMLWHPRMDADPAHRWLRNCVREVCA, encoded by the coding sequence ATGTCTGTACCGGATCTGAATCTGCTGATCACCCTCGACGTGTTGCTGCGCGAAGGCAGCGTCGCCCGCGCAGCCAAATCTCTACGCCTGAGCCCTTCGGCGATGAGTCGCGCGCTGGCCCGTTTGCGCGAAACCACCGGAGATCCTTTGCTGGTCCGGGCCGGTCGGGGTCTGGTGCCGACGCCGCGAGCGCTGGAGTTGCGCGAGCGTGTCAGCCATCTGGTGCAGGAAGCCGAGGCGGTTTTGCGTCCCGCCGAAGTGCTCGATCCTCGCCAGTTGCACCGTACGTTCACCCTGCGCAACACCGACGGTTTTGTCGAAACCTTCGCCGCCGCCCTGCTCGCGCGCATCGCTGAAGAGGCGCCCGGCGTGCGCCTGCGCTTTGTGCAAAAGGCCGACAAGGACAGCACGCCGCTGCGCGAAGGCCGCGTCGATCTGGAAACCGGCGTGGTCGACGACAGCACCGACCCGGCGCTGCACAGCCGTATCCTGTTTCAGGATCAGTGGATTGGCGTGGTGCGTGAGGGGCATCCGTTGAGCACGGGGAAAGTGACTGGCAAACGCTTCGCCGGCGGCCAGCACATTCTCATCTCACGACGCGGACGCAGCAGCGGCCCGGTGGACGAAGCGTTACTCGCCGTGGGGCTGACGCGGGACATCGTCACTTCATTCGGCGGGTTTTCGGCGGCGCTGACGCTGGTGCGTGAATCCGACCTGATCGCCACCGTTCCCGAACGTCATACCAGCAAGCTGCGCACAGGCCTGCACAGTTTCGTACTGCCCATCGAGATGCCGGAGATCAGCGTGTCCATGCTCTGGCATCCGCGCATGGACGCCGACCCCGCGCATCGCTGGTTGCGCAATTGCGTGCGGGAAGTCTGCGCCTAG
- a CDS encoding LysR substrate-binding domain-containing protein, whose translation MRRLPSLPALRTFECAARHAHFGRAAAELCVTDSAVSHQIRQLEEQLGVPLFIREGRQIRPTIAAGRLMQSLQQAFELIGEACDELRDPSSLAVLRLAVTAELAQKWLMSRLSDFYARYPHITLHLYEQPIDASAPGEDIDLAITYGTGPADSSAYFVRPLPALQFFPVCSPGLFNQGTLKTPKDLARHCLLHDDQDGKTWTAWLTSHAGDQRPQRQLYFAHAGLALEAAVQGQGVAMGDNLTAQEDLQNGRLVRPFTASMTALGQYALVCERVRLERPAVAQMLEWFNDQLSD comes from the coding sequence ATGCGAAGACTCCCCTCACTGCCCGCCCTGCGCACCTTTGAATGTGCCGCCCGCCACGCGCATTTCGGCCGGGCCGCCGCCGAGTTGTGTGTCACCGACAGTGCCGTCAGTCATCAAATCCGCCAGCTCGAAGAACAACTCGGCGTCCCGCTGTTCATCCGTGAAGGCCGACAAATTCGCCCGACCATCGCCGCCGGACGCCTGATGCAAAGCCTGCAACAGGCCTTCGAACTGATCGGCGAGGCTTGCGATGAACTGCGCGACCCGTCTTCGCTTGCCGTGTTGCGTCTGGCCGTCACCGCTGAGCTTGCGCAGAAGTGGTTGATGAGTCGCCTCAGTGATTTCTATGCGCGCTATCCGCACATCACCTTGCACCTTTACGAACAACCCATCGACGCCAGCGCGCCGGGCGAAGACATCGATCTGGCCATCACCTACGGCACCGGCCCGGCGGACAGCAGCGCCTACTTCGTCCGGCCGTTGCCAGCCCTGCAATTCTTTCCGGTGTGCAGCCCCGGCCTGTTCAACCAGGGCACGTTGAAAACGCCGAAGGATCTCGCCCGACACTGTCTGCTGCACGACGATCAGGACGGCAAGACCTGGACCGCCTGGCTGACCAGCCACGCCGGAGATCAACGCCCGCAGCGCCAGTTGTATTTCGCTCACGCCGGATTGGCGCTGGAAGCGGCGGTGCAAGGGCAGGGCGTGGCGATGGGCGACAACCTCACCGCGCAGGAAGACTTGCAGAACGGCCGACTGGTGCGGCCGTTCACCGCAAGCATGACTGCGCTGGGTCAATACGCGCTGGTCTGCGAGCGTGTGCGCCTGGAGCGCCCGGCCGTGGCGCAAATGCTGGAATGGTTCAATGATCAGCTGTCCGATTGA
- a CDS encoding murein L,D-transpeptidase catalytic domain family protein, with amino-acid sequence MLTFLRRLLLTTATLVAVTSPAFAAGKPSPVLFTSLAHAAPELNPQALKGALSAMQCAVNNGAKPSRHLAIIDYSQPSTERRLWIFDLNRKKLVLRDLVAHGSNSGENFATQFSNVEGSYQSSLGLFRTQESYSGTHGYSLRMDGLEPGFNDMARDRAIVIHAASYVNPLWSKRQGRIGRSQGCPAVRPQIAKQVIDKLKDGQFMFSWYPDQRWLKKSPYLNCQPQQVASILSTHAS; translated from the coding sequence ATGTTGACGTTTTTGCGCCGACTTCTGCTGACCACTGCGACCCTTGTCGCCGTGACCAGCCCAGCTTTCGCCGCCGGCAAACCATCGCCGGTTCTCTTCACCAGCCTCGCGCACGCCGCGCCAGAACTCAATCCCCAGGCGCTGAAAGGTGCCTTGAGTGCCATGCAATGTGCGGTCAACAACGGCGCGAAGCCATCCCGTCATCTGGCAATCATCGATTATTCGCAACCGTCCACCGAACGTCGCCTGTGGATCTTCGACCTCAACCGGAAAAAACTGGTGCTGCGCGACCTGGTCGCCCACGGCTCCAACTCCGGGGAAAACTTCGCCACGCAGTTTTCCAATGTCGAAGGCAGTTATCAGTCCAGTCTCGGCCTCTTCCGCACTCAGGAAAGCTACAGCGGCACCCACGGTTATTCGTTGCGCATGGACGGTCTGGAACCGGGCTTCAATGACATGGCTCGCGATCGCGCCATCGTCATTCACGCCGCCAGCTATGTGAACCCGTTATGGAGCAAACGCCAGGGCCGCATCGGTCGCAGCCAGGGTTGCCCGGCCGTTCGGCCACAGATTGCGAAGCAGGTGATCGATAAACTCAAGGACGGTCAGTTCATGTTCTCGTGGTACCCGGATCAGCGCTGGCTGAAAAAGTCGCCGTATCTGAACTGCCAGCCGCAGCAAGTGGCGAGCATCCTGAGTACCCACGCCAGCTAA
- the aguA gene encoding agmatine deiminase, whose amino-acid sequence MARLLDSTPKHDGFRLPGEFEGKSGCWLGWPERTDVWRNGAKPAQKVWVQIVTAISHSEPVTVCASAAQFATARRQLPAQVRVVEMTCNDTWFRDSGPCFVVNDQSGEVRGVDFEFNAYGGLDGGLYYPWDKDDQIASKILEIERFDRYRAPLIAELGGIQSDGQGSILTTEQCLLKRNRNQHLGKEEVTRRLTDYLGAEQVIWLPRGCKFDETDGHVDDLACFVRPGEVVLQWTENRDDPQWEIYQEAYDILRSTRDSRGRELIVHKLPQPDVLEWTAEEAEGLDQQDSTHTRQAGTTICASYINYYAGNSSIVVPLFGDRNDKVAMATLAELFPQHKIVGIENSREILLGGGNVACITMPQYAGTPDHKKGV is encoded by the coding sequence ATGGCACGTTTGCTCGACTCCACCCCGAAACACGACGGCTTCCGTCTGCCCGGCGAATTCGAAGGCAAGTCCGGTTGCTGGCTCGGCTGGCCTGAGCGCACCGATGTCTGGCGCAACGGCGCCAAGCCTGCGCAGAAAGTCTGGGTGCAGATTGTCACCGCCATCTCCCACAGTGAACCGGTCACCGTGTGCGCCTCCGCCGCGCAATTCGCCACCGCCCGCCGCCAGTTGCCGGCGCAAGTGCGCGTGGTGGAAATGACCTGCAACGACACCTGGTTTCGCGACAGCGGCCCGTGTTTTGTGGTTAACGACCAGAGCGGTGAAGTGCGCGGTGTCGACTTTGAATTCAACGCCTATGGCGGACTCGACGGCGGACTGTATTACCCGTGGGACAAGGACGATCAGATCGCCAGCAAGATCCTTGAGATCGAACGTTTCGACCGTTATCGCGCACCGTTGATTGCCGAGCTCGGTGGCATCCAGAGTGACGGTCAGGGCAGCATCCTCACCACTGAACAATGCCTGCTCAAACGTAATCGCAACCAGCATCTGGGCAAGGAAGAAGTCACTCGCAGGCTCACCGACTACCTCGGTGCCGAACAAGTGATCTGGCTGCCACGGGGCTGCAAGTTCGACGAAACCGATGGTCACGTCGATGATCTGGCGTGCTTTGTCCGCCCCGGCGAAGTGGTGTTGCAATGGACCGAAAACCGCGACGATCCGCAGTGGGAGATCTATCAAGAGGCCTACGACATCCTGCGCAGCACCCGTGACAGCCGTGGCCGCGAACTGATCGTGCACAAACTGCCACAACCGGACGTGCTTGAATGGACCGCCGAAGAAGCCGAAGGCCTCGACCAGCAGGACAGTACCCACACCCGTCAGGCCGGTACGACAATCTGTGCGTCGTACATCAATTACTACGCCGGTAACAGCTCGATCGTGGTGCCGCTGTTTGGTGATCGCAACGACAAGGTGGCCATGGCGACCCTGGCCGAACTGTTCCCGCAGCACAAAATCGTCGGCATCGAAAACTCCCGGGAAATCCTCCTCGGCGGTGGCAACGTCGCGTGCATCACCATGCCGCAATACGCCGGCACGCCTGACCACAAAAAGGGAGTGTGA
- a CDS encoding MFS transporter yields MSRESLSTTARWALTSLALSMLMPSLDTSIANAGLPVLAAAFEATFQQVQWIVLAYLLAITTLIVSVGRLGDGFGRRRLLLIGIGIFTSASLACALAPGLAWLIGARAVQGVGAAIMFALTVALVSDAVPKTRAGSAMGLLATMSATGTTLGPSLGGLLMAHVGWQSIFLLNVPLGLLNAWLVYRYLPADRMARTRVAFDYLGSGVLVLTLAAYALAMTLEGFTLALLLVSLCGVGVFVTVEMRAKAPLIRLSLFADLRLSGSLLLTLLVTTVMMTTLVVGPFYLSRGLGLSSAMVGVALSVGPLLSAFSGVPAGRLVDRFGARRVVPGALLGLIGGCGLLALLPMSFGLPAYLLPVAVVAISYALFQAANNTGLMAGVAQDQRGVISALLGLARNLGLITGAAAMGAVFAVATGGPTQAPADVIASGLHITFGVATALMIMALIISRTQINSGNCLPAMRPADIDIDVD; encoded by the coding sequence ATGTCCCGAGAATCCTTGAGCACCACCGCCCGCTGGGCTTTGACCAGTCTGGCGCTGTCGATGTTGATGCCGTCACTGGACACCAGCATTGCCAACGCCGGGTTGCCCGTACTGGCGGCGGCGTTTGAGGCGACGTTTCAGCAGGTGCAGTGGATTGTCCTGGCCTACCTGTTGGCGATCACCACGTTGATTGTCAGCGTCGGGCGTCTGGGTGATGGCTTCGGTCGGCGCCGCCTGCTGTTGATCGGGATCGGCATTTTCACCAGCGCTTCGTTGGCTTGTGCGCTGGCCCCGGGACTGGCTTGGCTGATCGGCGCACGGGCGGTGCAAGGCGTGGGAGCGGCCATCATGTTCGCGTTAACGGTGGCATTGGTCTCCGATGCAGTGCCCAAAACGCGGGCGGGCAGTGCGATGGGGTTGCTGGCGACGATGTCAGCCACCGGCACCACCCTCGGGCCGTCGCTGGGTGGGCTGCTGATGGCGCATGTCGGTTGGCAGTCGATATTTCTGCTCAACGTGCCATTGGGTTTGCTCAATGCGTGGCTGGTGTATCGCTATCTGCCGGCAGATCGAATGGCACGCACGAGGGTTGCATTTGATTATCTCGGTTCCGGGGTGCTGGTGTTGACGCTGGCCGCCTATGCGCTGGCGATGACGCTTGAAGGTTTCACGTTGGCGTTGCTGCTGGTCAGTCTGTGCGGTGTGGGAGTGTTCGTGACTGTCGAGATGAGAGCCAAGGCGCCGCTGATTCGTCTGTCCTTGTTCGCCGATCTGCGCCTGAGCGGCAGTCTGCTGCTGACGTTGCTGGTGACGACCGTGATGATGACCACGCTGGTAGTCGGGCCGTTTTACCTGAGTCGCGGATTGGGTCTGAGCAGTGCCATGGTCGGGGTGGCGTTGTCGGTGGGGCCGTTGTTGTCGGCGTTCAGCGGCGTGCCCGCCGGTCGTCTGGTGGATCGCTTTGGCGCGCGGCGGGTGGTGCCTGGGGCCTTGCTCGGATTGATTGGCGGCTGCGGATTACTGGCGTTATTGCCGATGAGTTTCGGACTGCCTGCTTATTTATTGCCAGTGGCGGTGGTCGCCATCAGTTACGCGCTGTTCCAGGCGGCCAACAATACCGGGTTGATGGCAGGGGTGGCGCAGGATCAGCGCGGCGTGATCTCGGCGCTGCTCGGATTGGCGCGCAATCTGGGCTTGATCACGGGGGCGGCGGCGATGGGCGCGGTGTTTGCCGTGGCCACCGGGGGGCCGACTCAGGCCCCGGCCGATGTCATTGCGAGCGGATTGCACATCACCTTCGGCGTCGCCACGGCGCTGATGATCATGGCCCTGATCATCAGCCGAACCCAGATCAACAGTGGGAACTGCTTGCCTGCGATGAGGCCGGCAGACATCGATATTGATGTTGACTGA